From Schizosaccharomyces pombe strain 972h- genome assembly, chromosome: II, the proteins below share one genomic window:
- a CDS encoding prohibitin → MLKLFLSTPRTLPNSRFLLLRRLQPLGLRYRSDASSLHLFTPTWRDHATNTIIKFVPQQVAYVVERMGRFSRILTPGVAFLAPIIDKIAYIHSLKERALEIPTQSAITLDNVSLGLDGVLYIQVYDPYKASYGVEDADYAISQLAQTTMRSEIGRLTLDHVLRERQSLNIHITDAINKAAESWGIRCLRHEIRDIRPPESVVMAMHQQVSAERQKRAEILESEGKRQAAINVAEGDKQAEILDSEGQKIKTINSALAEAQAIREKASATASGIAVLADSIKKQEHGLEAVSLYIAQQYITNFGKLAKASNSMIVPASTSDVSGMVAQALSIFKQVSKTTAPDKSTPKELHTDEK, encoded by the exons ATGCTGAAATTATTTCTATCTACCCCAAGGACACTTCCCAATTCAAGGTTCCTTTTGCTTCGACGTTTACAGCCCCTTGGTTTGAGGTATAGAAGTGATGCATCTTCACTTCATCTGTTTACGCCTACCTGGAGAGATCATGCTACTAatacaataataaaatttgttcCGCAACAAGTAGCTTATGTTGTTGAACGCATGGGCCGCTTTAGTAG AATATTGACCCCTGGTGTTGCATTTCTTGCTCCaattattgataaaattgctTATATTCACTccttaaaagaaagagcGCTTGAAATCCCGACTCAATCTGCCATTACATTAGACAATGTTTCTTTAGGCTTAGATGGAGTCTTGTATATTCAAGTGTATGATCCCTATAAGGCAAGTTACGGCGTGGAAGATGCTGATTATGCCATATCTCAACTTGCTCAAACTACAATGAGAAGCGAAATTGGTCGATTAACTTTGGATCATGTCTTACGCGAGCGTCAATCACTGAACATTCATATAACAGATGCTATCAACAAGGCAGCTGAAAGTTGGGGAATACGTTGTTTACGGCATGAAATACGCGATATTCGACCCCCTGAAAGCGTGGTCATGGCGATGCATCAACAAGTTTCCGCAGAGAGACAAAAGCGTGCAGAAATTTTAGAATCTGAAGGAAAAAGACAAGCCGCAATCAATGTTGCTGAGGGTGACAAACAAGCAGAAATTTTAGACTCGGAAggtcaaaaaataaaaactattaattCCGCCTTGGCAGAAGCTCAAGCAATTCGTGAAAA GGCTTCTGCTACTGCTTCTGGCATTGCTGTATTAGCTGACAGTATCAAGAAGCAAGAACACGGTTTGGAAGCCGTTAGTTTATACATTGCTCAGCAGTATATTACGAATTTCGGGAAATTGGCCAAAGCTTCCAACAGTATGATTGTTCCTGCATCAACGAGCGATGTATCTGGTATGGTTGCTCAAGCCTTGtctatttttaaacaagtTTCTAAAACTACCGCTCCTGATAAATCGACTCCGAAAGAATTGCATACTGACGAGAAGTAA
- the fkh2 gene encoding DNA-binding forkhead transcription factor Fkh2, which produces MTVRRLESKSEHISDDEERKEQLDYKKQMDVDTDRNIVLNGRLESQIAKLSVPPHEMRVVDDYSNSKNAERHSGEIQAYAKFAGSTWTYYVKKIRIILGREPANPSPKGKNEDLEVIDMNFGPSKVVSRKHAVVEYDLDDQTWNCSVYGRNGIKVDGKLFKNGETVKLTSGSILEVAGLQMMFVLPNAAEQKQTDESTIKEDAIKSEISAAVNDAAEYGDNKKPPYSYSVMIAQAILSSSECMMTLSNIYSWISTHYPYYRTTKSGWQNSIRHNLSLNKAFRKVPRKSGEQGKGMKWSIVPEFREEFIAKTRKTPRKRSPSSPVPLLAKKREGSPSLPIPILPKMKDTSIPAAEPASSTTSARDQTPSTPKDVGSPSTAETSAEEKQMETYKTPTHAALSDIISTHDYALDANSASQTKKAAFGSPIGSSTYPTSSPAPFWKYVAVPNPHDWPQVGSYDTISPYRNPVNSHLIYSQIQQSSPKKIDEQLHDLQGVDLVNGFEGISSWRESMVNKLRSSVSDSPTMNLANSNSKSSPVAVQRVSTLPQASANKQAKEMESKMSNSPTQKSKTEENNQAVRAILDASATMEKQYDLHRLPTPTSQTESASVPQIANPPNSQNLVKEKSPQQYIQVPQSNVKSSA; this is translated from the exons atgaCTGTTCGCAGACTCGAAAGCAAGTCTGAGCATATATCAGATGACGAGGAGAGAAAAGAACAGTTAGAttacaaaaagcaaatggaTGTAGACACAGATCGTAACATTGTATTGAATGGTCGCCTGGAATCCCAAATTGCGAAGTTGTCCGTTCCACCTCACGAAATGAGAGTGGTCGATGATTATTCGAACAGTAAAAATGCGGAAAGACACTCTGGAGAAATACAAGCTTATGCGAAATTCGCTGGAAGTACATGGACTTATTATGTTAAGAAAATTCGAATTATACTTGGTCGCGAACCAGCAAATCCTTCACCAAAGGggaaaaatgaagatttaGAAGTAATTGATATGAATTTTGGTCCTTCTAAAGTTGTGAGTCGAAAACACGCTGTTGTGGAATATGATTTGGATGACCAAACATGGAATTGCTCAGTTTACGGTCGAAATGGCATTAAAGTAGATGGCAAGTTATTCAAGAATGGGGAAACAGTCAAGCTTACAAGTGG ATCTATACTCGAAGTAGCGGGTTTACAAATGATGTTCGTACTACCCAATGCAGCTGAGCAAAAGCAAACTGACGAAAGCACTATAAAGGAGGATGCTATAAAGTCTGAAATTTCCGCAGCCGTAAACGATGCTGCTGAATATGgtgataataaaaaaccaCCATACAGTTATTCTGTTATGATTGCACAAGCAATTTTATCTTCTTCTGAATGCATGATGACTCTTTCTAACATATATTCATGGATTTCAACACATTACCCATATTATCGCACAACAAAAAGTGGATGGCAGAATTCTATCCGTCACAATTTATCTCTCAACAAAGCATTTCGAAAGGTTCCACGGAAGTCAGGTGAGCAGGGGAAGGGAATGAAGTGGTCGATTGTGCCTGAATTTCGCGAAGAGTTTATTGCAAAGACTAGAAAAACACCGCGTAAACGCTCGCCCTCCTCTCCTGTGCCattattagcaaaaaagaGAGAGGGTTCTCCATCATTACCAATTCCCATCCTTCCGAAAATGAAGGACACCTCTATTCCGGCGGCGGAGCCAGCCTCATCCACTACATCTGCTCGTGATCAAACTCCTTCAACTCCTAAAGATGTGGGCTCACCCTCGACTGCTGAAACCTCAGCagaagaaaagcaaatggAAACCTACAAAACGCCTACACATGCTGCATTATCTGATATTATTAGCACCCATGATTATGCTTTAGATGCTAATAGTGCTtctcaaacaaaaaaggcTGCATTTGGATCTCCTATTGGATCTTCTACATATCCAACGTCTTCTCCTGCAcctttttggaaatatGTTGCAGTTCCCAATCCACACGATTGGCCTCAAGTAGGTTCATATGACACAATTTCACCTTACAGAAATCCGGTCAATAGTCACTTGATATACTCTCAAATACAGCAATCTTCACCGAAAAAGATTGATGAACAATTACATGATTTACAAGGTGTTGATTTGGTCAATGGTTTTGAAGGGATTAGCTCCTGGAGAGAATCTATGGTAAATAAGTTACGCTCTTCAGTTTCCGACTCACCGACAATGAATCTTGCGAATTCCAACAGTAAATCTTCTCCTGTCGCCGTTCAACGTGTTTCAACTTTACCACAAGCCTCTGCGAACAAGCAAGCCAAGGAAATGGAAAGCAAAATGAGTAACTCCCCGACTCAAAAGTCAAAaacagaagaaaataatcaaGCTGTCCGCGCAATATTAGATGCTAGCGCCACAATGGAAAAGCAGTATGACTTACACAGATTACCCACCCCAACTTCACAAACAGAGTCGGCTTCAGTGCCTCAAATTGCTAATCCTCCCAATTCACAAAACCTcgttaaagaaaaatctcCCCAGCAGTACATTCAGGTTCCTCAATCTAATGTTAAAAGTAGTGCTTAA
- the top3 gene encoding DNA topoisomerase III produces the protein MRVLCVAEKNSIAKSVASILGGGHVRRRDTRSKYVKNYDFSFNFGGNVGSSDVTMTSVSGHLTEASFPSEYSSWSSVPQDVLFDAQIITSVSKNAEVLADNIKKEARNAQYLYIWTDCDREGEHIGVEISNVARASNPSIQVIRADFNNLERSHIISAAKRPRDVSKNAADAVDARIELDFRLGAIFTRLQTIQLQKSFDILQNKIISYGPCQFPTLGFVVDRWQRVEDFVPETYWHLRFVDKRQGKTIQFNWERAKVFDRLTTMIILENCLECKTAKVVNITQKPKTKYKPLPLSTVELTKLGPKHLRISAKKTLELAENLYTNGFVSYPRTETDQFDSSMNLHAIIQKLTGAQEWDSYAEGLLAGDYRPPRKGKHNDRAHPPIHPVQMVHRSALPSQDHWKVYELITRRFLACCSDNAKGAETLVQVKMEEELFSKKGLLVTEKNYLEVYPYEKWESSDQLPEYRLHEEFQPHILDMMDSSTSSPSYITEPELIALMDANGIGTDATMAEHIEKVQEREYVIKRKKRGQGVTEFVPSSLGVALAKGYDEIGLEWSLTKPFLRKEMEVQLKNIENGQLNRNVLVHMILTQFRDVFHLTKQRFDCLKNSCRVYLMSHNEPQT, from the exons ATGCGCGTCCTATGTGTTGCTGAAAAAAACTCGATTGCCAAATCGGTAGCAAGCATTCTAGGGGGTGGACACGTGAGAAGg AGAGATACACGAAGTAAgtatgtaaaaaattacgacttctcatttaattttggaGGCAATGTTGGATCTTCTGATGTTACAATGACTTCTGTATCCGGTCACTTAACAGAAGcttcttttccttctgAATATTCTAGTTGGAGCTCTGTCCCTCAAGACGTTTTATTCGATGCTCAAATCATCACCTCAGTATCAAAGAATGCAGAAGTACTAGCAgacaatattaaaaaagaagctaGAAATGCCCAGTACCTTTATATTTGGACCGATTGTGATCGTGAGGGTGAACACATTGGGGTGGAAATCTCCAATGTAGCTAGAGCCAGCAATCCATCTATTCAGGTTATCCGAGCAGACTTCAATAATTTGGAACGGTC ACATATTATCAGTGCCGCGAAACGTCCAAGAgatgtttcaaaaaatgctgCAGATGCTGTGGATGCTAGAATTGAACTTGATTTTCGTTTAGGTGCAATATTCACTCGGCTACAAACTAttcaattacaaaaatcatTCGATATTCTTcagaataaaataataagttATGGTCCCTGCCAATTCCCTACATTAGGCTTTGTAGTTGATCGGTGGCAGCGAGTAGAAGACTTTGTGCCTGAAACCTACTGGCACCTTCGATTTGTTGATAAAAGACAGGGTAAGACTATTCAGTTCAATTGGGAAAGGGCCAAAGTTTTTGACAGATTAACTACAATGATCATCTTGGAAAACTGTTTAGAATGCAAAACTGCTAAGGTCGTTAACATAACtcaaaaaccaaaaacCAAGTATAAACCTCTGCCATTATCAACTGTAGAACTTACAAAACTGGGGCCAAAACATCTAAGAATTTCTGCTAAGAAAACTTTAGAG CTCGCCGAAAACTTATATACTAATGGGTTTGTTTCTTACCCACGTACTGAAACCGACCAATTTGACTCTTCAATGAATTTGCATGCGATTATCCAAAAACTAACAGGTGCACAAGAATGGGACTCTTATGCAGAAGg GCTTTTGGCTGGAGATTATCGACCGCCCCGAAAAGGTAAACACAATGATCGCGCTCATCCACCTATTCATCCCGTTCAAATGGTTCACCGGTCAGCGCTTCCTTCCCAAGATCATTGGAAAGTATATGAGCTAATTACAAGAAGATTTTTAGCTTGTTGTTCTGACAATGCCAAAGGAGCCGAAACGTTGGTGCAGGTTAAAATGGAAGAAGagcttttttctaaaaaggGATTGCTAGTGACagagaaaaattatttagaGGTTTATCCATATGAGAAATGGGAAAGTTCGGATCAATTACCAGAGTATAGACTTCACGAGGAATTCCAACCCCACATTCTCGACATGATGGACAGTTCAACGTCCTCCCCTTCCTATATCACTGAACCGGAGTTAATTGCCTTGATGGATGCCAATGGAATCGGGACAGATGCTACTATGGCAGAGCACATCGAAAAAGTTCAGGAGAGAGAATATGTCataaaacgaaaaaaaaggggCCAAGGTGTAACTGAATTTGTACCAAGCTCTTTAGGAGTTGCTTTGGCAAAAGGCTATGATGAAATTGGTTTAGAGTGGAGTTTGACCAAGCCTTTCTTGCGAAAAGAAATGGAAGTTCAACTTAAAAACATAGAAAATGGCCAACTTAATCGGAATGTTCTAGTTCATATGATCCTTACCCAATTCCGTGATGTTTTTCATCTCACAAAGCAAAGATTCgattgtttaaaaaat AGTTGCAGAGTCTACCTTATGAGTCATAATGAACCGCAAACCTAG
- the bag101 gene encoding BAG family molecular chaperone regulator Bag101 produces MSEKTSTVTIHYGNQRFPVAVNLNETLSELIDDLLETTEISEKKVKLFYAGKRLKDKKASLSKLGLKNHSKILCIRPHKQQRGSKEKDTVEPAPKAEAENPVFSRISGEIKAIDQYVDKELSPMYDNYVNKPSNDPKQKNKQKLMISELLLQQLLKLDGVDVLGSEKLRFERKQLVSKIQKMLDHVDQTSQEVAA; encoded by the coding sequence ATGTCAGAAAAGACTAGCACAGTTACAATACACTATGGAAATCAGCGATTTCCGGTAGCAGTCAATCTAAATGAGACGTTAAGTGAACTGATTGATGATTTACTTGAAACGACTGAGATTTCTGAGAAGAAAGTCAAGCTTTTTTACGCTGGCAAGCGTttaaaagacaaaaaagcCTCGTTATCAAAATTgggtttaaaaaatcatagtAAAATTCTATGTATAAGACCACATAAGCAACAACGAGGTTCCAAGGAAAAAGACACGGTTGAGCCCGCTCCGAAAGCGGAAGCGGAGAATCCTGTATTTTCGCGTATTTCTGGAGAAATAAAAGCCATCGATCAGTATGTTGACAAAGAACTTTCCCCCATGTACGACAATTACGTAAATAAACCGTCGAACGATCCAAAGcagaaaaacaaacagaAACTAATGATAAGTGAACTACTTTTACAAcagcttttaaaattggATGGAGTTGACGTACTGGGCAGCGAGAAATTGCGTTTTGAACGGAAGCAACTTGTTTCTAAGatccaaaaaatgttgGATCACGTTGACCAAACAAGCCAAGAAGTGGCCGCATAg
- the rps3 gene encoding 40S ribosomal protein uS3 encodes MSAAFTISKKRKFVADGVFYAELNEFFTRELSEEGYSGCEVRVTPSRSEIIIRATHTQDVLGEKGRRIRELTALVQKRFKFAENTVELYAEKVQNRGLCAVAQCESLRYKLLAGLAVRRAAYGVLRYVMEAGAKGCEVVISGKLRAARAKSMKFADGFMIHSGQPAVDFIDSATRHVLLRQGVLGVKVKIMLPEPKTRQKKSLPDIVVVLDPKEEEPITKPYTVINQPVEAAAAAGQEVVAEQETAVAY; translated from the exons ATGTCTGCTGCATTCACGATCTCCAAGAAGAGAAAA TTCGTTGCTGATGGTGTTTTCTACGCCGAGTTGAACGAGTTCTTTACTCGTGAGCTCTCTGAGGAGGGTTACTCTGGCTGTGAAGTTCGTGTCACTCCATCCCGCTCGGAAATTATTATCCGTGCCACTCACACTCAGGATGTTCTTGGAGAGAAGGGACGCAGAATCCGTGAACTTACCGCTTTAGTTCAAAAGCGTTTTAAGTTTGCTGAGAACACTGTTGAGCTGTATGCCGAGAAGGTTCAAAACCGTGGTCTCTGCGCTGTTGCCCAATGTGAATCCCTTCGCTACAAGCTTTTGGCTGGTTTGGCTGTTCGTCGTGCCGCCTATGGTGTCCTTCGTTATGTTATGGAGGCTGGTGCCAAGGGTTGTGAGGTTGTCATCTCCGGTAAGCTCCGTGCTGCTCGTGCCAAGTCCATGAAATTTGCCGACGGTTTCATGATCCACTCTGGTCAACCTGCTGTTGATTTCATTGACTCTGCTACTCGCCACGTTCTCCTTCGTCAAGGTGTTCTTGGTGTTAAGGTTAAAATTATGTTGCCTGAGCCCAAGACCCGTCAAAAGAAGTCTCTTCCCGATATTGTTGTCGTTTTGGACCCCAAGGAGGAGGAGCCTATTACTAAGCCTTATACTGTTATCAACCAACCCGTTGAGGCCGCTGCTGCTGCTGGCCAAGAGGTTGTTGCTGAACAAGAGACTGCTGTTGCTTACTAG
- the kex1 gene encoding serine carboxypeptidase, producing MISKLLKIVLLTAGVIGNTLADSRIHEQYLVKAFPNEPVDYEGRMHAGHLNQTDQLDGDLFFWMFESVKPEYEHRSILWLNGGPGCSSEDGSLMEVGPFRLDDNNTFQLNPGRWDELGNLLFVDQPLGTGYSYSLAKDFQSNNEKMANDFSIFFEKFLEEFPERANDEWFIAGESFAGQYIPHIAAKLKEKNLVNLGGLAIGNGWINPLSHYETYLNYLVEKGMVDFESELGQYLHHSWAECLLAFDKIGSGSGDLSKCESFLGDILYMVSKEPGKACMNMYDISLESTYPTCGMDWPYDLSYLTEFLSTREAMTSLNVNLEKVHDWEECNDDVALQYAREGIESSSKLIQDLVSTVPILLFYGENDFLCNYLSGEKLTRSLEWNGAVGFQNQSAQPFYLPGYSDQPSGSYVSSRNLTFARIVEASHMVPYDHPNEMKTLITAFFNNDFASLPSVPKPSPDLGNGNYKWLYLGLIPVALTIIILFSIYLCRRFGLFGLSKQRYQPISPTP from the exons ATGATTTCGAAGTTACTGAAAATAGTCCTTTTAACTGCAGGTGTTATTGGCAACACACTTGCTGATTCTAGAATTCATGAACAATATCTTGTAAAAGCATTTCCTAATGAGCCTGTTGATTATGAGGGAAGAATGCATGCTGGACACTTAAATCAAACGGATCAGCTGGATGgtgatttgtttttctggATGTTTGAATCCGTAAAACCCGAATACGAACATCGTTCT ATTCTTTGGTTAAATGGAGGTCCTGGCTGCTCTTCAGAAGACGGCTCGCTGATGGAAGTTGGACCATTCCGTCTTGATGACAATAATACATTCCAATTGAACCCTGGACGCTGGGACGAATTGGGTAATTTGCTTTTCGTAGACCAACCCCTAGGCACAGGGTATTCATACTCTCTGGCTAAGGATTTTCAATCTAACAATGAGAAAATGGCCAatgatttttctattttctttgAGAAATTCTTGGAGGAGTTCCCAGAAAGAGCAAATGATGAATGGTTTATCGCCGGAGAATCATTTGCTGGTCAATACATTCCCCATATCGCTGCAaagttgaaagaaaaaaatcttgTTAACTTGGGAGGCCTTGCAATCGGAAATGGATGGATTAACCCACTTTCTCATTATGAAACATACCTAAATTATTTGGTAGAAAAAGGCATGGTTGATTTTGAATCAGAGCTGGGTCAATATTTACATCATTCTTGGGCGGAATGTTTACTTGCTTTTGACAAGATAGGTTCCGGATCTGGTGATTTATCTAAGTGCGAAAGTTTTCTTGGCGATATTTTATACATGGTGTCAAAGGAACCTGGGAAAGCATGTATGAACATGTATGACATTAGCTTAGAATCGACATATCCTACTTGTGGAATGGACTGGCCTTACGATCTTTCCTATCTTACTGAATTTTTAAGT ACTCGTGAAGCGATGACTTCCTTAAACGTTAACCTCGAAAAGGTTCATGATTGGGAAGAATGTAATGACGACGTTGCCCTACAATATGCTCGTGAAGGGATTGAGTCCTCATCTAAGTTAATCCAGGACCTTGTATCTACGGTTCCtattttgttgttttacGGCGAAAATGACTTTCTTTGTAATTATTTATCTGGCGAAAAATTAACCCGATCACTGGAGTGGAATGGTGCTGttggttttcaaaatcaatcTGCTCAACCATTTTATCTTCCGGGCTATTCTGATCAACCATCGGGCTCCTATGTTAGTTCCCGGAACCTGACCTTTGCTCGCATAGTTGAAGCTAGTCACATGGTTCCATACGATCATCCTAATGAAATGAAGACCTTGATTACtgctttctttaataatgaCTTTGCCAGCTTACCATCGGTACCTAAACCCTCTCCGGATTTAGGTAATGGAAACTACAAATGGCTTTATTTGGGTTTGATTCCTGTTGCTTTAACtatcattattttattctcaATTTATTTGTGCAGGAGATTTGGATTATTTGGTCTTAGCAAACAACGCTACCAACCTATATCTCCAACTCCTTAG
- the rrp42 gene encoding exosome subunit Rrp42, with amino-acid sequence MQLSLPELSYTHKSITEFEPAIRNDGRSIDQLRPLSGQVDVLPGTNGSARVKWASSVEIVIGVKAEVGDATPEGGKYVASVEISPSVSIQNRETDEIPSFLTSALQDLLNALAVDYLKFTPSKAWIIHVDAVVILSSSPYENILSALSLAAYLALQTTRLPKISTPNVTDITIGSTKYEPSEEYDVDSEWENALPLQGLELMSVIILVSSIDQVIIVDPTIEESSVAQVTYAIGVQASGAISYTRVVGTGGGYASTGRAITVERYIELLETASTVGTKLLNASSDILSFKGLGFFDILP; translated from the exons ATGCAATTGTCATTACCAGAACTATCGTACACACACAAATCAATAACAGAATTTGAGCCTGCAATTCGGAATGATGGACGTTCGATAGACCAGCTTCGTCCGCTTTCTGGACAAGTAGATGTTCTGCCTGGTACAAATGGTTCTGCTAGAGTTAAATGGGCGTCTTCGGTGGAGATAGTCATAGGTGTAAAAGCAGAAGTGGGTGATGCTACTCCCGAAGGTGGTAAATATGTCGCTTCAGTTGAAAT TTCTCCATCTGTTTCAATCCAGAATCGTGAAACCGATGAAATTCCTTCATTCCTTACAAGTGCCCTTCAGGATTTATTAAACGCACTTGCTGTCGactatttgaaatttacaCCATCTAAAGCTTGGATTATTCACGTAGATGCTGTTGTAATACTTTCTTCGTCTCCTTACGAAAACATTCTTTCAGCTTTAAGTCTTGCTGCTTATTTAGCATTACAGACTACACGTTTACCTAAAATTTCTACCCCCAATGTCACAGACATCACTATTGGATCTACTAAATATGAGCCTTCCGAAGAATACGATGTTGATTCAGAATGGGAAAATGCATTACCTTTGCAAGGGTTAGAATTAATGTCAGTCATAATTTTGGTTAGTAGCATTGATCAAGTGATAATTGTTGATCCTACAATTGAGGAATCAAGTGTCGCTCAAGTGACATATGCGATTGGTGTTCAAGCTAGTGGTGCTATTAGCTATACCAGGGTCGTGGGTACTGGAGGAGGCTACGCATCCACTGGACGTGCAATAACTGTAGAGCGATATATAGAATTGTTAGAGACTGCGTCTACCGTTGGTACTAAGCTTTTGAACGCCAGCAGCGATATTCTATCTTTTAAGGGTTTAggattttttgatattcttCCATAA
- the trp4 gene encoding phosphoribosylanthranilate transferase Trp4, with product MINTFNPEVRLAIHDLDKVGPAIPLENYEAALRAILTGKASPVETASFLASLHLTKAEEVPDILMQTVQILKSYSTPIANIEMVSPRFVDIVGTGGDGHNTFNVSTASAIVAAGAGLWVCKHGNKASTSASGSADLLMSFGCDLLNVTPKNIVSITEQCKFSFLFAPMCHPTLKNVAPIRKQLGLPTIFNLVGPLLNPIPTYARIIGVSKLSLGEVVAKTLLKLGAGRSLVVCGEEGLDEISPAGPTHTWLVRDGTITHEVYTPESFHLQSHPLSSVASGTPSANAILLEELLSNMLHANHPILDYVLMNTAALLHVAGMAESLREGVKIAQQSISSGAALRELSNFSTISQQP from the coding sequence atgATAAATACATTCAATCCCGAAGTCCGTCTGGCCATCCACGATTTGGATAAGGTAGGTCCTGCTATTCCTCTAGAGAACTATGAAGCGGCATTACGTGCAATTTTAACTGGAAAGGCTTCACCCGTCGAAACTGCTTCCTTCCTTGCGAGCCTTCATTTGACCAAAGCCGAGGAAGTTCCCGATATCCTGATGCAAACagttcaaattttaaagtcTTACTCCACGCCAATTGCTAATATCGAGATGGTTTCTCCCAGATTTGTCGATATCGTTGGGACGGGTGGTGATGGCCATAACACGTTTAATGTCAGTACTGCCTCTGCCATCGTTGCTGCTGGTGCAGGTCTCTGGGTCTGCAAACATGGCAATAAAGCTTCTACATCTGCCAGTGGATCTGCTGATTTGTTGATGTCGTTTGGTTGTGATCTTCTTAATGTCACTCCCAAAAATATCGTTTCCATTACTGAACAATGCaagttttcatttttgtttgccCCCATGTGTCACcctactttaaaaaatgttgcCCCAATTCGTAAACAACTGGGACTTCCCactatatttaatttagtAGGCCCTCTGTTAAATCCTATTCCTACTTATGCTCGTATTATCGGAGTTAGTAAGCTTTCGTTAGGAGAAGTTGTTGCTAAGACATTATTGAAACTTGGAGCTGGTCGATCATTAGTTGTTTGTGGTGAAGAGGGTTTGGATGAAATCTCTCCCGCTGGACCTACGCATACATGGCTTGTTCGTGACGGAACAATTACTCATGAAGTATACACTCCAGAGTCTTTCCATCTTCAGTCTCATCCTCTCTCCAGTGTAGCCAGTGGCACTCCATCTGCAAACGCCATTCTTTTGGAGGAGTTATTATCAAATATGCTGCACGCTAATCATCCGATTTTGGATTATGTGTTGATGAATACTGCAGCGTTACTTCATGTTGCTGGAATGGCTGAATCTCTTAGAGAGGGTGTCAAAATTGCTCAACAGAGTATCTCTTCTGGGGCAGCACTGAGAGAGCTAAGTAACTTTTCTACTATTAGTCAGCAACCCTAA
- the ptf2 gene encoding protein ptf2, translating to MDEIQESSCNEKLSDEDLAAEFVEFTDNIPIEIYRSLRYIRKYENFFAKENENLNTAARLVCDCPISEVPSAKQKLADSLFTSHEYLRQTSAEANKLYENVLASYKHLCEKIKYLEADNPLYVPAP from the coding sequence ATGGATGAGATACAGGAGTCATCgtgtaatgaaaaattgaGTGACGAAGACCTTGCAGCCGAGTTTGTTGAATTTACCGATAATATTCCAATCGAGATTTATCGTTCTTTACGTTATATAAGAAAATACgagaatttttttgcaaaagaaaatgaaaatttaaataccGCTGCCAGGTTGGTGTGTGATTGTCCCATTTCAGAGGTCCCAAGTGCTAAGCAAAAATTGGCAGATTCTCTGTTTACATCGCATGAGTATTTACGACAAACAAGTGCAGAAGCAAACAAGTTATATGAAAACGTTTTGGCCTCTTATAAGCACTTGtgtgaaaaaataaaatatctaGAAGCAGATAATCCGCTTTATGTTCCAGCACCatga